A genomic segment from Spinacia oleracea cultivar Varoflay chromosome 3, BTI_SOV_V1, whole genome shotgun sequence encodes:
- the LOC110804564 gene encoding uncharacterized protein, whose protein sequence is MVQRSQFTGSRLESPREHLKTFVDYCSTVKHNGVTQEYICMALFKFSLIGNARKWLHDLKENSLTSWNEVTEAFINKYSSPVQTADYRSKMMTFKERTDETLQESWDRFNELIRQCPHHGIEMGVLLHFFYHGLSKASRTALDAGAGGPIMKKSLEEVFDIIDDVVRNCENWNDDRRKCDKKGGRYDLEPIHALSSKFNALVTQLQRSNSIPPCPPSPQSPSSVMSCALSYDYCGSFEHPSSYCYPFDQPMEQVNAFNNASNQRFDPYSNTYNPSWGHNPRFSWKDDQTQGQSSNFQRAPPQNYQSHGSYQGQSFSSSQFQRPPPPQSFQNPPPGFQRPLLNAPPPQESNIEAMLKTFMTQVNQKFDSMATHNKIFETQIAQLSSSNASRVPGYLPPQGVSPDEIHQANDIVTRSGKNLVNSTTKSLTQGESEPIDESEPIVDTTIDEEEVVVSETMGFEVPKRVVPPYKPKFPFPSRFAGANLDDQFAKFQEVLKNLYVNIPFAAALRQMPTYAKFLKEILTKKRVVDVVETISLPESCSAIIQNKLPTKLKDPGSFSIPCAIGEIFIDKALCDLGASVSVMPFSIFQRLIVRELKPTQVSLQLVVRSVKLPLGKVEDVPMRVGKFFIPVDFVVLEMEDDPNVPIILGRPFLATAGAILDVRGCRLSLSVGDGKIEFQLNQIMRCPSHMDDCKRIDILDEIVNESMSMHMHSTNDVLEYVLVHDPNECNSTMETQEMLLAMDYEEPLVSVETTKEVSKLELKPLPSTLKYAYLDDASPVIVNAKLNDEEISKLLNVLRKHKKAIGYSIGDLKGISPDFRMHRIVLEEGHKPSIEPQRILNPNMREVVWKEVVKLLDAGIIYPILDSKWVSPVQVVPKKGGMTVIKNNNDELIPTTVVTG, encoded by the exons ATGGTTCAAAGGAGCCAATTTACCGGGTCGAGACTTGAGAGTCCTAGGGAACATCTAAAGACTTTTGTCGATTATTGCTCCACGGTGAAACACAATGGGGTAACCCAAGAATACATATGCATGGCTCTCTTCAAGTTCTCCTTGATCGGTAACGCAAGAAAATGGCTCCATGACCTCAAGGAAAACTCCTTAACCTCTTGGAATGAGGTGACAGAGGCATTCATCAACAAATATAGTAGCCCCGTGCAAACTGCGGACTACCGCTCCAAGATGATGACATTTAAGGAAAGGACCGATGAAACCCTTCAAGAGTCGTGGGACAGATTCAATGAGCTCATTCGCCAATGCCCACATCATGGCATAGAGATGGGGGTGCTCCTCCATTTTTTCTACCACGGGCTTTCTAAGGCCTCTAGGACGGCCCTAGATGCGGGAGCCGGGGGTCCAATCATGAAGAAGAGCTTGGAAGAGGTTTTTGACATCATTGATGATGTGGTCCGAAATTGTGAAAATTGGAACGATGATAGGAGAAAATGTGACAAGAAAGGAGGAAGGTACGACCTTGAGCCGATCCATGCCTTGAGCTCCAAGTTTAATGCTCTCGTCACACAACTTCAAAGGTCCAATTCTATCCCTCCTTGTCCTCCTAGTCCCCAATCCCCTTCTAGTGTCATGTCATGTGCTTTGTCTTATGATTATTGTGGTTCGTTTGAGCATCCCTCTTCATATTGCTATCCTTTCGACCAACCCATGGAACAAGTTAATGCTTTCAATAATGCAAGCAACCAACGGTTTGATCCCTATTCCAACACCTATAACCCCAGTTGGGGGCACAACCCAAGGTTTAGTTGGAAGGATGATCAAACCCAAG gCCAATCCTCAAACTTCCAAAGAGCACCACCACAAAACTATCAAAGTCATGGGAGTTACCAAGGTCAATCTTTCTCTTCTTCTCAATTTCAAAGACCGCCTCCACCACAAAGCTTTCAAAATCCCCCTCCCGGTTTTCAAAGACCGCTCCTCAATGCTCCACCTCCTCAAGAGTCCAATATTGAAGCAATGTTGAAAACATTCATGACTCAAGTCAACCAAAAGTTTGATTCCATGGCCACCCATAATAAAATTTTTGAAACACAAATTGCACAATTGTCATCCTCTAATGCTTCAAGAGTTCCCGGTTATTTACCCCCTCAAGGGGTAAGTCCCGACGAGATCCATCAAGCTAATGATATTGTGACAAGAAGTGGGAAAAACCTTGTGAATTCAACTACTAAGAGTCTAACTCAAGGAGAGAGTGAGCCCATTGATGAGAGTGAGCCTATTGTTGATACCACCATAGACGAGGAAGAGGTTGTGGTAAGTGAGACAATGGGTTTTGAAGTCCCAAAGAGAGTGGTTCCTCCTTACAAACCCAAATTTCCTTTCCCATCTCGTTTTGCCGGAGCTAACCTTGATGACCAATTTGCAAAATTCCAAGAAGTCCTCAAGAACCTCTATGTGAACATTCCTTTTGCCGCAGCCCTTAGGCAGATGCCTACATATGCCAAGTTTTTGAAGGAGATCCTAACCAAGAAGAGGGTTGTGGATGTGGTTGAGACTATTAGCCTACCCGAAAGTTGTAGTGCCATTATCCAAAATAAGTTGCCCACCAAATTGAAAgatcccgggagtttttccatcccttgTGCAATTGGGGAAATTTTCATAGATAAGGCCCTATGTGACTTGGGGGCAAGTGTGAGTGTAATGCCATTCTCTATATTTCAAAGGTTGATTGTGAGGGAGTTGAAGCCTACCCAAGTGTCCCTCCAATTAGTCGTCCGTTCGGTGAAACTTCCATTGGGTAAGGTAGAGGATGTGCCTATGAGGGTTGGGAAGTTCTTTATTCCCGTAGATTTTGTGGTCTTAGAAATGGAGGATGACCCTAATGTCCCAATCATCTTAGGAAGACCTTTTCTTGCCACTGCGGGGGCAATCTTAGATGTGAGAGGTTGTAGACTATCCCTTAGTGTGGGGGATGGGAAAATTGAGTTTCAACTTAACCAAATCATGAGATGCCCCTCCCACATGGATGATTGTAAAAGGATTGATATCCTTGATGAGATTGTCAATGAGTCTATGAGCATGCATATGCATTCTACTAACGATGTTCTTGAGTATGTTCTTGTGCATGATCCCAATGAATGCAATTCCACCATGGAGACTCAAGAGATGCTTCTAGCTATGGATTATGAAGAACCCTTGGTGTCTGTTGAGACCACCAAGGAGGTAAGCAAGCTTGAACTCAAACCCCTCCCTTCTACTCTCAAATATGCTTACCTTGATGATGCAAGTCCGGTAATTGTCAATGCTAAACTCAACGATGAAGAGATTTCCAAACTCTTGAATGTTTTGAGAAAACataaaaaggccattgggtataGCATTGGTGATTTGAAAGGGATTAGCCCGGATTTTCGCATGCATCGAATTGTTCTTGAAGAAGGTCATAAACCTTCTATTGAGCCTCAAAGGATATTGAACCCCAATATGAGGGAAGTGGTATGGAAGGAAGTAGTAAAACTATTGGATGCGGGAATTATTTATCCGATTTTGGATAGTAAGTGGGTTTCCCCCGTCCAAGTAGTACCCAAAAAGGGGGGAATGACCGTCATTAAGAACAATAATGATGAGTTAATCCCCACTACGGTTGTGACCGGTTGA